A genomic stretch from Aedes albopictus strain Foshan chromosome 2, AalbF5, whole genome shotgun sequence includes:
- the LOC134286579 gene encoding uncharacterized protein LOC134286579: MMDSEFEMKYRTLLVHHLEKEEVEFELDVRAVPFEKAENVGVLRRRLREALKRDKAEEMLVDFAKCQHRSIDNEIKLIDANVKQITDFLEKKRSFEGVKDSLKTRLVHYFARCSAIQAAADKDDDLEDLDKLLTTVRQLYNTYFTIFSPMDSIRNEVMLQISNSLAQLQVAQAGTSGPAKQVQSRSQGTQTEDDLGSQEEERSSGVFPPARRQLRSNLASRKDLASSFNIPSSVQQPSGSGLNSRRSEENEIFLNRYDLSGRSRNPLGKGNASDTESDSSRSQSPPSRRRSRHVRSSVKRSRPVSDWNLRYDGRDGGQGLMRFIKEVEFYAKSENVSEKELFRSAIHLFAGAAKIWFMSGVENGDFSSWKELVTEMKREFLSPDHDHVSEFRAIERKQKHKEKFQDFFFDMQKLFNSLTKPISERKKFEIVFRNLRADYKGYVVAANIDNLADLKPFGRKLDATFWYKYENRSTEESSKARNQISELKTHPKSKPTGAVSRPTKNLAEQKPLNKTDEDKNARKPSPEQGEGNQKQNNSAHDKGLQILVEKYVPPKPGVCFNCRLPGHHQTDCDRPKHKFCFRCGFLNVETKECPFCAKNA, encoded by the coding sequence ATGATGGATTCGGAATTCGAGATGAAATATCGAACCCTTCTGGTGCACCACTTAGAGAAGGAGGAGGTAGAGTTTGAACTGGATGTTAGAGCAGTACCTTTTGAAAAGGCAGAAAATGTGGGTGTTTTAAGAAGGCGGTTGAGAGAAGCTTTGAAGAGGGACAAAGCAGAGGAGATGTTAGTAGATTTTGCGAAATGCCAGCATCGGTCAATAGACAACGAAATAAAATTGATCGACGCGAACGTTAAACAAATAACCGATTTTCTAGAGAAGAAGCGCAGTTTTGAAGGGgttaaggattccctgaagacaCGTTTAGTCCACTACTTTGCACGATGTTCGGCAATCCAAGCAGCAGCCGACAAAGATGATGATTTAGAGGATTTAGACAAGCTGTTAACTACAGTTCGTCAACTTTATAATACATATTTCACAATTTTCTCTCCGATGGACTCTATCCGTAATGAGGTCATGCTGCAAATTTCAAATTCCTTAGCTCAGCTACAGGTAGCTCAGGCAGGAACATCCGGACCGGCAAAACAGGTTCAGAGTAGGTCTCAGGGGACACAAACGGAAGATGATTTAGGATCTCAGGAAGAGGAACGGTCGAGCGGTGTATTCCCTCCGGCTAGACGACAGCTCAGGTCAAATTTAGCCTCCAGAAAAGATCTCGCTTCTTCGTTCAATATTCCATCGTCGGTTCAACAACCTTCGGGTTCGGGATTAAATTCTCGCCGAAGCGAGGAGAACGAGATATTTCTAAATCGTTATGACTTGTCAGGAAGGAGTCGTAATCCATTAGGCAAGGGTAATGCTTCTGATACTGAATCGGATTCTTCAAGGTCACAGTCCCCGCCTAGTAGGCGTAGATCCAGACACGTTAGGTCCAGCGTAAAGCGTAGTAGACCAGTCTCAGACTGGAACTTACGGTACGATGGTAGAGATGGTGGCCAAGGGTTGATGCGATTCATAAAGGAAGTAGAATTCTACGCCAAATCGGAGAACGTCTCCGAAAAGGAATTATTCCGTTCCGCCATACATTTGTTTGCAGGCGCAGCAAAAATTTGGTTCATGTCAGGAGTTGAAAACGGGGACTTCTCCTCGTGGAAGGAACTCGTAACGGAAATGAAAAGGGAATTTTTGAGTCCGGACCATGACCACGTTAGTGAGTTTAGGGCCATAGAACGGAAGCAGAAACacaaggagaaattccaggatttcttcttcgACATGCAAAAATTGTTCAATTCTCTCACGAAACCCATTTCTGAGCGGAAGAAGTTTGAAATTGTCTTCAGAAACCTCAGAGCGGACTACAAAGGATATGTGGTAGCCGCAAACATAGATAATCTCGCAGATTTAAAACCTTTTGGCCGCAAATTGGACGCCACTTTCTGGTACAAATACGAGAACCGCAGTACGGAGGAAAGCTCCAAGGCTCGGAATCAAATTAGCGAATTAAAGACACATCCTAAGTCAAAACCGACAGGGGCTGTGAGTCGTCCTACGAAAAACTTAGCTGAGCAGAAACCTCTCAATAAGACTGATGAAGATAAAAATGCGCGGAAACCGTCACCTGAGCAAGGTGAGGGTAACCAGAAGCAGAACAATAGTGCCCATGATAAAGGATTGCAAATCCTGGTTGAGAAGTACGTTCCTCCCAAGCCTGGCGTATGTTTCAATTGTAGACTTCCTGGGCACCATCAGACGGACTGTGATCGTCCTAAacataaattttgttttagatGCGGCTTTCTTAACGTTGAGACGAAAGAATGTCCGTTCTGTGCAAAAAACGCATAA